One Pocillopora verrucosa isolate sample1 chromosome 10, ASM3666991v2, whole genome shotgun sequence genomic window carries:
- the LOC131769312 gene encoding eukaryotic translation initiation factor 4B-like, which translates to MTAGLHPGLAHTLSKMAETAKKAKKKKGKTLALTEFLAKDGENGSSTVTHAAIYSARSTSWADESESLSTEVDTTWPEEAYGGISTGNKLRAAMDRASLPTAPRASRGPDIDVTKVPDDPPYTAFLGNLSYDVDRDDIFEFFAGKKITEVRLPQDSNGRLKGFGYAEFVDKESLVAALTLNNEHLKNRRIRVDVAGQQQQQERERGDRDRSNEPDRTDSDWRSKPEPPPTQNGNNDRYNDDGGSRDRWGPRGYDGGPRDRSGYRGYDDGPSWDRSGGRDRGYDDGPRGRDQGYQDRRGDDRYGDRDRGKGFGSNWDYGDRDRRDDRGQDRYDGGRDRPDDRRYGDRYSGDRGGGYGRDRYDDRRGGDRYGGDRDRYGGYGRERYDDRRGGDRYDDRRGGDRYDDRRGGDRYDDRRGGDRYDDRRGGDRYGDRDRRRDNDDRERSSWRDSDRGRDSRSDFDRDEREPVRERPRLQLQPRTKPVEENKDETITDSSVFGGAKPVDTAAKEREIEEKLARQKLEDEAKLKEEKERQRERRERDEWPRGSSGRARRDSNRSSDGERGGKDRRDNPDFRSRRDSARSSDEGFPSKAVEPASRDNSRGGGKEAKAAPKEAPKDAPPPAVNVWTQRMEQQKAASTGTAEPKSPTEEHRVEINVDSSTMTVTSPTSPTSPTSPTSSERKSFPSKRSGPRKEFREGGGPPKGRGRGIRPERGERSERIDRGDRASVNGPDGGGRGVKKEKRERRPAEPKKYEETQQPVFHTKSKFAALLDDEEPSEQDTQEQLDAEDET; encoded by the exons ATGACCGCGGGACTACATCCGGGACTCGCACACACGTTGTCCAAGATGGCGGAAACAG ctaaaaaagctaaaaagaaaaaggggaaGACTTTGGCCCTGACCGAGTTCTTGGCAAAAGATGGCGAAAACGGATCGTCGACTGTTACTCATGCGGCTATATACTCAGCTAGATCGACGAGCTGGGCGGACGAAAGTGAGAGCCTAAGCACTGAAG TGGACACTACATGGCCTGAAGAGGCTTATGGGGGAATCTCTACAGGCAATAAACTGCGTGCAGCAATGGATAGGGCCTCTCTTCCAACTGCACCAAGGGCATCCAGAGGCCCTGACATAGATGTTACCAAAGTTCCTGATGATCCCCCTTACACAGCATTTCTTGGAAACCTTTCATACGATGTTGACAGGGATGACATCTTTGAGTTCTTTGCCGGCAAAAAG ATCACTGAAGTGAGGCTCCCCCAAGACAGTAATGGGCGACTTAAAGGGTTTGGCTATGCAGAGTTTGTGGATAAGGAGTCTCTTGTGGCTGCTTTAACTCTAAACAatgag CATCTGAAGAACAGAAGAATACGAGTCGACGTTGCTggacaacaacaacagcaag AACGCGAGCGCGGTGACCGGGATCGGAGTAATGAACCTGATCGCACAGATAGTGATTGGCGAAGCAAACCCGAACCTCCCCCAACCCAGAATGGTAACAACGACAGATATAACGACGATGGTGGATCCCGTGATCGTTGGGGTCCTCGAGGATACGACGGTGGACCTCGGGATAGATCGGGTTACCGAGGATATGACGATGGACCTTCTTGGGACAGATCAGGTGGAAGGGACCGAGGGTACGATGACGGACCTCGGGGCAGAGACCAGGGATACCAGGACCGCCGAGGAGACGATCGGTACGGGGACCGTGACAGGGGAAAGGGATTTGGCAGCAACTGGGATTATGGAGACAGAGACAG GCGAGACGACAGAGGTCAAGACCGTTACGATGGTGGCCGAGATCGCCCCGATGATCGACGATATGGAGATCGTTACAGTGGCGATCGGGGAGGCGGATATGGCCGAGACCGTTACGACGATCGCCGAGGTGGTGATCGTTATGGGGGTGATCGAGATCGCTACGGCGGATATGGCCGAGAACGCTACGATGATCGCCGAGGGGGTGATCGCTACGATGATCGTCGAGGGGGGGATCGTTACGATGATCGCCGAGGGGGTGATCGATACGATGATCGCCGTGGTGGCGACCGTTACGACGATCGTCGAGGTGGAGATCGGTATGGTGACAGAGATCGAAGGCGTGACAACGATGACCGCGAGAGAAGCTCATGGCGTGACTCCGACCGTGGTCGCGATTCAAGGAGCGACTTTGATAGGGACGAGAGAGAGCCTG TCAGAGAGAGGCCAAGGCTTCAGCTCCAGCCTCGCACTAAACCGgtggaagaaaacaaagacgAAACTATAACAGACAGTTCTGTGTTTGGCGGCGCCAAACCTGTCGACACGGCCGCGAAAGAGCGAGAAATCGAAGAGAAACTGGCCCGACAAAAACTTGAAGACGAAgcaaaattgaaggaagagaaagagagacagagagaacGACGAGAGCGTGACGAATGGCCACGAGGCTCCAGTGGTCGAGCGCGGCGGGACAGCAATCGGTCGAGCGACGGAGAAAGGGGAGGGAAAGATCGACGAGACAACCCGGACTTTCGCAGCCGGCGTGACAGCGCGAGGTCCAGTGACGAGGGTTTTCCAAGCAAGGCAGTCGAGCCCGCTTCTCGGGATAACTCTCGGGGAGGTGGAAAAGAGGCCAAGGCGGCACCGAAGGAGGCACCTAAGGATGCTCCACCTCCTGCTGTGAATGTGTGGACGCAGCGGATGGAGCAACAGAAAGCGGCATCGACGGGAACGGCTGAGCCAAAGAGTCCCACCGAGGAGCATAGAGTGGAGATCAACGTTGACAGTAGCACCATGACAGTGACGTCTCCCACCTCTCCCACCTCTCCCACCTCTCCCACTTCCTCAGAGAGAAAGAGTTTCCCCAGCAAACGGTCTGGCCCTCGAAAGGAGTTCAGAGAAGGCGGGGGTCCGCCAAAAGGCAGAGGCAGAGGGATACGCCCTGAGCGAGGAGAACGAAGCGAGAGAATTGACAGAGGCGACAGGGCAAGTGTGAATGGTCCGGACGGAGGTGGTAGAGGAgtgaagaaggagaagagggAACGGAGACCTGCAGAGCCTAAGAAATACGAGGAGACCCAACAACCG GTCTTCCACACAAAGAGCAAATTTGCTGCTCTCTTGGATGATGAAGAGCCATCCGAACAGGACACACAAGAACAGTTAGACGCCGAAGACGAGACGTGA